One region of Parambassis ranga chromosome 12, fParRan2.1, whole genome shotgun sequence genomic DNA includes:
- the pde6b gene encoding rod cGMP-specific 3',5'-cyclic phosphodiesterase subunit beta translates to MGVQKEDVETFLKGNPDFAQKYFAKKMSAASISKLSGLPEKQIDFSQFLELSQVEESRIMYDLIKDMQESINMEKVVFKIMKRIAALIHADRCSLFMYRQRNGIAELATRLFNVHTNAELEDCVVPPDSEIVYPLDMGIVGHVAQTKKTVNVKDVAENQHFSSFVDELTEYKTKSILATPILNGKDMVAVIMAINKTTGPHFTAQDEDLFLKYLKIASLNLKIFHLSYLHNCETRKGMMLLWSANKVFEELTDIERQFHKALYTVRAYLNCDRYSVGLLDMTKEKEFFDIWPVLMGEQAPYSGPVTPDGREVIFYKVIDYILHGKEDIKVIPNPTPDHWALSSGLPTYVAESGFICNIMNASADEMFKFQTEELDSSGWTIKNVLSLPIVNKKEEIVGVATFYNRKDGKPFDEQDEQLMEALTQFLGWSALNTDTYDKMNKLENRKDIAQDMVLYHVKCRDDEIQNVLNTREVYDCEPRDCEEEELLAILKKDLPSMIKKFEIYEFRFSDFNCTEMDLVKCGIQMYYEVGVVKKFQVPQEVLVRFMYSVSKGYRRITYHNWRHGFNVGQTMFTLLTTGMLKRYYSDLEVMAMITAGFLHDIDHRGTNNLYQVKSGNPLAKLHGSSILERHHLEFGKFLLADETLNIYQNLNRRQMDHVIHLMDIAIIATDLALYFKKRTMFQKIVDLSHTYEEEKKWVDFMSLETTRKEIVMAMMMTACDLSAITKPWEVQSKVALSVAAEFWEQGDLERTVLEQQPIPMMDRNKAADLPKLQCGFIDFVCTFVYKEFSRFHPQIQPMLDGILNNRKEWNAKKEEYEAKLKEIEEAKAAKEAAAPAPTNNNSGGSKTCSVC, encoded by the exons ATGGGTGTGCAAAAGGAAGACGTGGAAACGTTCCTTAAAGGGAACCCTGACTTTGCGCAGAAGTACTTTGCCAAGAAGATGAGCGCTGCCTCAATATCGAAGCTATCGGGACTACCAGAGAAACAGATTGACTTCAGTCAGTTTCTGGAGCTTAGTCAg GTTGAAGAAAGCCGAATAATGTATGACCTGATCAAAGATATGCAAGAGAGCATCAACATGGAAAAGGTGGTCTTCAAGATAATGAAGAGAATCGCTGCGCTTATCCACGCCGACCGCTGCAGCCTGTTCATGTACCGGCAGCGGAATGGCATCGCAGAGCTCGCCACCAGGCTCTTCAACgtccacacaaatgcagagcTAGAAGACTGTGTGGTGCCTCCAGACTCTGAGATTGTCTATCCCCTGGACATGGGAATTGTTGGCCATGTGGCTCAAACCAAGAAGACTGTCAATGTGAAAGATGTTGCAGAG AATCAACACTTCAGTTCATTTGTTGATGAACTCACAGAATATAAGACCAAGAGCATTTTGGCTACACCCATCCTCAACGGCAAAGACATGGTGGCAGTGATCATGGCTATAAACAAGACAACAGGACCACACTTCACTGCTCAGGATGAAGAT ctttttttgaAGTATCTGAAAATTGCCAGTTTGAACTTGAAGATCTTCCACCTGAGCTACCTCCACAACTGTGAGACACGCAAAGGAATG ATGCTGCTTTGGTCTGCAAACAAGGTATTTGAAGAGCTGACAGACATTGAACGACAGTTCCACAAAGCCTTGTACACAGTCCGAGCCTACCTCAACTGTGACCGCTACTCTGTTGGTTTACTGGACATGACAAAGGAGAag gagTTCTTTGACATCTGGCCAGTGTTGATGGGCGAGCAGGCACCCTACTCTGGCCCTGTGACTCCTGATGGCAGG GAGGTAATTTTCTACAAAGTGATTGACTACATATTGCATGGAAAAGAGGACATCAAAGTAATACC CAATCCGACTCCAGATCACTGGGCCTTAAGCAGCGGCCTACCCACTTATGTTGCTGAATCTGGTTTT ATTTGTAACATTATGAATGCAAGTGCAGATGAGATGTTCAAGTTTCAG ACGGAGGAACTGGACAGCAGTGGCTGGACAATAAAAAACGTTCTGTCGCTGCCGATTGTGAACAAAAAGGAAGAGATAGTCGGTGTGGCCACGTTTTACAACAGAAAAGATGGAAAACCTTTTGATGAGCAAGATGAACAGCTCATGGAG GCGTTGACTCAGTTCCTGGGATGGTCAGCGCTCAACACGGACACTTATGACAAGATGAACAAACTGGAGAACCGGAAAGACATCGCTCAGGACATGGTGCTCTACCATGTCAAATGTCGGGATGATGAGATTCAGAATGTCCTG AACACCAGAGAAGTCTATGACTGTGAACCCAGAGACTGTGAAGAGGAAGAACTGCTAGCTATTCTG AAAAAAGACCTACCTTCAATGATTAAGAAGTTTGAAATCTACGAGTTCCGCTTTTCGGATTTCAACTGCACAGAAATGGATCTGGTGAAGTGCGGGATCCAGATGTACTATGAAGTTGGAGTGGTCAAGAAGTTCCAGGTTCCTCAAGAg GTGCTGGTTCGCTTCATGTACTCGGTCAGTAAAGGTTACAGAAGAATCACCTACCACAACTGGCGTCATGGCTTCAATGTGGGACAGACCATGTTTACATTACTAACG aCAGGGATGCTGAAGAGATACTACAGTGACTTGGAGGTAATGGCCATGATAACTGCAGGATTCCTCCATGACATTGATCACAGAGGGACCAACAACTTGTACCAAGTCAA ATCTGGCAACCCTCTGGCCAAATTACATGGCTCCTCCATCTTGGAACGGCACCATTTAGAGTTTGGAAAGTTCCTCCTGGCCGATGAG ACACTCAACATCTACCAGAACCTCAACAGGCGACAAATGGACCATGTGATTCATCTCATGGACATCGCTATCATCGCTACTGACCTTGCTCTCTATTTCAA GAAGAGAACCATGTTCCAGAAGATTGTGGACCTTTCACATACAtatgaggaggaaaagaagtgGGTGGATTTCATGTCTCTAGAAACGACCAGAAAAGAGATCGTCAT GGCTATGATGATGACAGCGTGCGACTTGTCTGCTATCACTAAGCCATGGGAGGTACAGAGCAAG GTTGCCTTGTCTGTGGCAGCAGAGTTTTGGGAGCAGGGTGACTTGGAGAGGACAGTGCTGGAACAACAGCCCATT CCCATGATGGACAGGAACAAAGCAGCAGATCTTCCAAAGCTACAGTGCGGTTTTATTGACTTCGTCTGCACGTTTGTCTACAAG GAGTTTTCTCGCTTCCACCCACAAATCCAGCCTATGCTGGATGGAATCTTAAACAACCGGAAGGAGTGGAATGCTAAAAAAGAAGAGTATGAGGCTAAACTCAAAGAAATAGAGGAGGCAAAGGCTGCTAAAGAGGCAGCAGCTCCCG CTcctacaaacaacaacagcggTGGCTCCAagacctgctctgtgtgctaA
- the rbp4l gene encoding retinol binding protein 4, like, translating into MESSKLALLLVFVSCVERCLSASCVVDSFTVKEDFDPKRYAGKWYALSKKDPEGLFLQDNISAEYTIDDDGSMTASSKGRVTLFGFWVVCADMAAQYSVPDPATPAKMFMNYQGLASYLSSGGDNYWVIDTDYDNYAITYACRTLKEDGSCDDGYALVFSRNPRGLPPAIQRVVRQKQDDICMAGEFQPVLQSGAC; encoded by the exons ATGGAGTCCTCTAAACTGGCCCTGCTGCTGGTCTTTGTGTCCTGCGTGGAGCGCTGTCTGTCAGCCTCCTGTGTTGTTGACAGCTTCACTGTCAAAGAGGACTTTGACCCCAAGAGG TATGCAGGAAAGTGGTACGCACTCTCAAAAAAAGACCCTGAAGGCCTCTTCCTGCAGGATAACATCTCAGCTGAGTACACCATTGATGATGATGGCTCCATGACTGCCTCCTCCAAGGGACGCGTCACTCTGTTCGG CTTCTGGGTTGTGTGTGCTGACATGGCTGCCCAGTACTCTGTCCCTGACCCCGCCACCCCCGCCAAGATGTTCATGAACTACCAGGGCCTGGCCAGCTACCTGTCCAGCGGAG GCGACAACTACTGGGTGATCGACACTGACTACGACAACTATGCCATCACCTATGCCTGCCGTACCCTGAAAGAAGATGGCAGCTGCGATGATGGCTACGCCCTTGTCTTCTCCAGGAACCCCCGTGGCCTGCCTCCTGCCATTCAGCGCGTTGTCCGTCAGAAACAGGACGACATCTGCATGGCCGGGGAGTTCCAGCCCGTCCTGCAGTCTGGAGCCTGctaa